The window GAAATTcaattcaattttattttcttttaaaaggaaaacaataaaaaaaaaaaaagaaaaagaaaaaaaaaagagaagaattaaTGAAGGAATAAAGgccaggcacaggctgagcctcagctggagctggtggcagTTCCCCAGCCCTCGGCAGCGCTGCTGGAGCGGAGGGCTCCGGATCCGGCCCCAGTCCCGTCCTCCTGGGGGATTCCCAGAGAGCGGAGAGGTCCTGcccttccccttcttcttcctgctccccttcctcttccatttcctgttcctcttccttttccacttCCACCCAGGAGCCGCTGGATTTACTTGACAGGAATTTGGTGATGGatgagggtgatgagggagatgagggggatggatggatggatggatggatggatggatggatggatggatggatggatggacagatggatggatgaaggAATGGCCTGGTGGATGGACAAATGGACACAAACTCAAGCTCATTTTGACTGAAGCCTTTCCTCAAGAGCCCTACGAATGCCGATCTCCCTTTGGTTCCTTCTTCCTTTGGGTTTTGGGAGTTCCTGACCCGCTCATTGCAACCCCTGTGGCTCCACATCCCCACCTGGCTCCCTCACAGGTGAAAGTCTCCTCCTCCACCCCAAACAAGGGGATATTTCTTTGTGGGGTCAACTGGGttgaaaaatcattttaaaaccCCCCCAAAGCCACTGCCGAGCTCCATGGCTGGGGCTCCCTTGGCACCGAGAACGTCCCTGACATCCGGGCGGCAGCCGGAGCATCTGTGCCGGAGGGCTCGGGGTGGcggtggggagggagagaggaaatcTGGAACCCATAAGCTCCAGAGCCGCTGGCGTTCCCCTGCATTGGTCTGCGCCTGgtccgcccccgccccgctcgcCCTATCAGCAGGAGCCGTTCCCGAAGTCATCCCAGAGCCCTCCTCTCCTGGCCCAAAGGAAAAGCCAAGGAGCTCCTTGGAGGGCTCTGCGGGGCTTGGGGCGCCCGGGGAGCCCCAGGGCGAATGCTCCGGGCTGCGCCTCGGGAGCCCAGGGAGCCGAGGAGATGAAGGAGGAAAACCTCTCCCCGGAGTCCCCCGAGGGCAGCGCGGCCACCAGCGAGGACGAGGCCGAGCGGCTGCCCAGGAAGAGCGGCCGCAAGCGCGGGCAGGGCCCTGGCGGAGCCCCCGAGGCTCAGGGCAAGCGCAGCCGGCgcagcccggccccgcagccccccgaGGACGCCCACGCCCAGCGCGTCATCGCCAACGTGCGGGAGCGCCAGCGCACCCAGTCCCTCAACGACGCCTTCGCCGAGCTGCGCAAGATCATCCCCACGCTGCCCTCGGACAAGCTCAGCAAGATCCAGACGCTCAAGTTGGCCGCTCGCTACATCGACttcctgtgccaggtgctgcagagCGACGAGCTGGACCACAAGGTCGCCACCAGCTGCAACTTCCTGGCCCACGAGAGGCTCAGCTACGCCTTCTCCGTGTGGAGGATGGAGGGCGCCTGGTCCATGTCAGCGTCGCACTGAGCCGGGTACGTGTGGCCGCGTCACCGCCGTGTCACCCGCTGGGAATCGTGGCCGCCCCCCTGGCGCTCTGGGCATGAGGGATTTGTCCCAGCAGACTCCAGAGCGGGAGGAGGTGGCGGTTCCCAAGCTGATCCCACTCAGCAGGGGTAGGAAAGGTTCAAAAGGGggttttaaaaatctgatttattcccaaatcccatcctggtcttgctggagctgctgaggtgtCAAACCcgccctgccctggggtggcCTCGTGTCCTGCAGCCTGCCTGgcttcccctgctcctctcccagagctctgcactcAGGATGGGATCCGTGATCCCGTTGGATCCATGGGAATCCTGCACTGTATAGGGAAATCTGATGGACTCAGCTCAGGATGCTGAGAGGGGAATAACCCAAAATTCAGAGTTTTAGGGCTGGGAGGAATCGGGAATGGGAGGAGCGGGGTCAACGAGGCGCCGGCACTTCCCgcagagcaggaacagaaaGTTCCAGAGGACATTCCTGAGCCAGGAGCTCCGGGGATGCCTCACGGGACCCCGGCTCCCGAGGGGCCCCGCTGCCCCCAGACAGGAcctgggctcctcctgcctctcctcaggCACCGAACAGCCCCGAATTCGAGGCCGtggaggtgccagggctggctcgGGGTGCCGAGCATCTCCCAGGGGATTTCCTTTCAGGATGGGCCACCTTGAAACTCCCTTTGCCAGCCAgatccctcccagccagcaggaaATCTGGCACTTTGTTAAATTCACgtaaaaatatcaatttttaGGGGCAGACCCTGTTGTTTCAGACATTAAATCCTGTCCTTGCCGGGTCACCTCCCCTCGGGGCTGGCCAGAGGAGGAGCGGGTGGCCCCTTGTCCTCACTTTGGGATGCCCAAAATCCACCAGGACCAGTCGGGATGCtgagccccccgtgcccccccggACCCCTCACCCTCCTCTGGGCACCCCCTTCTGGGTTTGGCACTTTGGGGTTGGATTCTCcagtttttttgggggtgttgtGGGGGCTCTCCCCAAAGACAGGGAAGCTGCTTGGCACGACCTCATCCCGAATTTTACGAAGCCTGACTAAAATCCCTTTGCCCTGGGGAGGTGGGGGaggctgagccccctccccagcacccccagacccattTTTGCTCCCTCTGTGTGCGGAACCCGACGCGGCTCCCAGAGCTGTTTATTTAAGCCGAGTTCTTGGCAGAGCCGAGGGATAAACAGAGGGATTAAAGACCCTTCAGTCACTTTGGAGAGCTCCCGTGAGCACAGCGGGATCATCATTCCCGGTAAAATCCACCCCGAGCGTCTCCGCGCCTGCATCCtccagctggggagggaatCGCGCTCCCCGGGCAAGCCTGCGGCGTTCTGGGGTCccggtgaacaatcccagccaggcagggacgAGAGGGACGGGGATTCTCccagcaaaaccccaaaaccagggaaGAGCCGCGGGGGAAGCGGTGCcgggctggggaggctctgtGAACGACCCCGGAGCTCGGGGTTGGGATTTCCTAATGGAAAGCAGCCCCTGGATGGTGGAACTCAGCCTATTAAATATCAAAGggggctggaaaagctggaTGTGCCCTTGTTAACCAGGAGACATCAGCCGGGGAAAAAGAGGGATGGAGCCCTCAGGCAACAGAAATCACGTTTGAAGTTCCCCCGGCTCAGCTTTTCTCGGCAGAGTCTTGAGCACATTAAAATGGTTTCTTTCCCTGCTGGAGGAGAAAAtgaggctgggagctggaacTGCCGGGGGGAGAGGCTGAGGGCTGATGTTCCTTGCCCTTCATTTGTCTCCCTGGATTTATCGCCTCTCTCGCGTTGCCCTCACTTAATTGTCTCTCCTGAAAGACCTTGGATAAATCtgatgccgatttttgccccaaaaggcgagaaattactgcttaagagactcagtcaaataagcaggaggtattttattacgacgtcggagaaatcctaaaatgggatttctaaatctttacagcaaaagcgtacctttttatacagttttaggtttgggattacatcatattcatgcatatacatatggggagtggtgtaggcggagcgtgggcggggacttctcttttgaggatcttctcaggggtcgttccggtcggccttcatcagcttcgaggagtcttcctctttaaacttttgaacctctccccaaatttggtcaattcccggtgtagttggcttagtctccaggccttggcaagggtctcagggtcaatttgacatgttggccctaaacgtgctttacccagcagttcttaacttatcactgtctgtctttatctcttccctgtcattgtgttccataccttactcaatttattgctctatgtgatttcctaacattgaatatttcccataactgctttatattctatgctttaacccatcatctcttgaaagtaactgttttaggggcttcaaATCTTCCCTTTGGGGACTGTTGCTCTCGCCTGGAATCGGCTTTGTCTGGCGGCTGcttcatttgcttttatttataaacaccTCTCGCTGCTCCGGGGCACTGGGGGAGCTCGGGAACagctcccatccctgttccctaTTCCCTATTATTTCCCTGCTCAGGAAATCCATCTCCAGCTGCTTTAAAACCCCCCGGATCCCTCTGCAGCCGGGCAGGAGAGTAgggatcccttcccaccccaaatctgTCCCTCAAAAGTGGATCCAGCCCCCAGGTTAAAGTGCTCAGGGTGGTCCAGGACGCCCAGTTTGGGGCTGAGTTCTCAGGAgaggtgaggagctgctggaatccCGGGAAATCTGTTCCTGGGTGATTTGGTGCCCCTGGGATTTCCCCCGGAACAGAGCAGGTTTGGAGGCCGGAGGGTTCCCCAAAATCTGctcttcccagagctgtgttttcACTCGGGGTGGAAGGGGAGGTgttggaggggcaggaggagctgccctggtgagggatgtgggacattccccaaaatcccccgaaTTGTCACGGGCACGACCAGAGCTGCTGGGTTCGTTTTTCCATCAAAAACCTCCACATTTTcactaaaaatagaaaaaaccaCCCAGAGGGACGGAGCTGCTCTCCATGGCAGagtccctgcactgctgaggaTTAGTTAAAATTAATCCAGACAGAAAATCACggatccagccctggggaaggaggaaataTCCCCGGGTTTATGGCCCCTGCAAGGAGCtcgctggagctgcctgggcccCGGGAATGCCTCGGGAACGAGCCCGTTTTTCATCCCGGCTGTCAGGGAAGGTTCCGGCAGCAGAGGGGGAACGAGGAGCCGCGGGAGGAGCTGCGGGAGGAGCTGCGGGAGCGCCCGTGCCCGCCTCAGCTCCCGTTCCTGGGGCGGACAAAGGCGGGGATGCCGAGGGAGGGCGAGGAGGGAGCTCCATGAGCttctccatcccaaatcctgcagcgCTGGGCTCCTCCCAAAGCTCCCACAGCCCTCGGGCAGCCCTGGAATCCCCCCGGGAGGGTTTTTGGTGTTAAACCTTGTCCAACCCTCCAGAggctcccaaaatcccaccggaggggtttttttgggatcaGACCTCGCTGGGCTCAGGGAGCTGATCCATTTTCCCATGGGCTGGGTTGGGATGGTCCTGCCTTGGCCATGACTCTGGAATTTTGGCTGCTCATTGTGCTCGAGCCCCTGGATGTGCCCATCACCCATTCCAAGGGCTCACACCTCGGCCTTTGGGGGATTTTCCCCTCTATCCTCAGCCCTTCCCGGGGCCGAATTCTTGGAGGATTTGATTTATCCCTTCCCAGGCCCCTCTCCAGAGAGGGGAAGCTCTCGGTGAGGAGGAAAAAGCCAGAGACAAAGTGGGAGGGGATGGAATAAAcctgctggctccagggcaTGGATTTGTAGGATTTTGGGAAGCTGAGCCCAACCTGACCCCACTGTCTCTCCCCAGGGAATGGATTTGTAGGATTTTGGGAAGGCAGCccagcctgaccctgctggCTTGAGGGGATGGATTTGTAGGATTTTGGGAAGCCAAGCCCAAGCTGAACCCGCTGGCTCCAGGGCATGGATTTGTAGGATTTTGGGAAGCTGAGCCCAAGCTGACCCCACTGTCTCCCCCCAGGTCTCCGCCTCGAtggaagcagctccagcacccaaAACTCCACAGGAACCTCCctggagagaggagggaatgacccccaaacccctgacagccccagggaccccaaaaacttTAGGGATGAGCCCGAGGGAGCCGCAGCAGGAGCAGGTTTGAGTCGGTTCAGATGCTCTGGAGGAACTCGGGGCTGTGATTTATTGTGGGCTCGCAGGTAAGGAACCCCCAGATCCCAATTTCCTCCTGCGGGACCGCTGGGAAGCCGAGCCCTTCCTAGAGCTGCCTCGAGCAGGAAAATTCCTCCAGGatgaggagaaggggaagggctggagccccccaAGGACCTCGGGGGTCCCCCCCCCGCTTTCATCCCACTCCGGAGGCTCCACGCCGGGACGATCCCATGGATTGTGTTCCCATGGATGATGAGGattcagggggatttgggggctgcTGATCccccccaggcaccccctgcccCACGGATGGGCCCCACCAACGCCCCCGTGGAAGCTCCCAATTCCTCGGGATTTATCGGGAATCAAAGCTGGAGATGGAGCcgttgggaattttgggattttggagcCATTTTGGGAACTCTGAACGGGTTTGGGATCTTTTGGGGGTGTGGGGAAAGGAcgatggaggttttggggtgtccaaAATGACCCCAATAAAGCCCAAGGGGAATTTTCCAGGGTTCAATCCTCGTTTTTCCTAGGGAAtggtgctgccagctcccccCTGCACCTCCCTCGGCTGGGCCGCTTTTAttggaataaggaaaaaaaaaaatcagttttttttgcctgttacaacagaaaaaagagggggaaaatcccTTCCAGGGAGGCTGCAACAGACCTGAGCCCCCAAATATTCCATGGGAGAGGAATTCCAGTTGTGATCAGGTTTGGGGCACACCAGAGAATCCACGGAGGAGCCATGGGAAGGCCCAGAGTGACTTTTTCTAcccaattcccaatttttaTGTGCAGTGGGAGTGgattccctgctctggggagtCGACTGCAGCCTTCAAAAAAATCTGgaggtgcttaaaaaaaatcagagttctGTTAAAAACGAGGCTGTGGTGGCTTCGTTCGGCACCTCACGGGAAGGATTTTACAGCTGAGAAACAAAATCGGCTTCAGAACTTAAAATcttctttcaaaaaataaaattgtgctTGAAAAATAAAGGGCAAAAACTTATCTGTGGAGTGAGACTCCAGCttccaacctttttttttttttttaaaggtgaaatatatttttaaaagaacattttcaagtattttggTGCAtcttgtttgtttaaaaaaaatccctgcattttaaatgagaaaaaaaaattaaaatgagccAAAAACCCTTAAAATGAGGAAAACGTCATCCTGTGCATGGTGGATTCCTCCTGGTAAACTCCAGCAGGATGGAGCTTGGGAGGTCCCTCCACCCCCCCTCCACCCAAGGACCCCCACCCTGAGCCACACCAAGGGttttgattccttttttttcttttaaaatttcttttttttttttttttttgttttgtttttatacaaaATCTCTTCCCGCCACCGCGGCCGGAGCTTCCCCACGCCCAGCTCAGCccgggctgtgtcccctctgtccccagggctgtgtcccctctgtcccctctgtccccagagccccaggacagggcctgctcctggagcccctcaggGTGCAGGGAAGGCTTTTGGGGAAATGGGAAGGGGAAATTGGGGTGGAAGCCTCGGGTTGGAGGCTCTGGATCTGCCCctgtcaccccaggacagggacagcaatggggacaGGACCAAGGGGGTTTGGGCATCCCTGGGGGATCCCCAGTAGGAAttggggagcctgggctggggaggggctcaGGGGCTGGACCCCCACCCAGCCAGGGCCTCGGGGGGCTGGAAGGGGCTCGAGGCACCCAAAATTCCCCCGGGAAGAGGAGTCGGGTTCACATCAGGGCTGGCAGGGTCCATAGTGCAAACTGGGGCAGGGGGCAGCGAGGGCAGGGGGGACCCCGGGCACTGCCCGCACCCGGCCCCGCTCTGTCCTCGCTGGGGGGGCTCCAGACATTCCTTGGGGGGCTCCAGATCTTCCTTGGGGGGCTCCAAACCTTCCTTGGGGGGCTCCAAACCTTCCTTGGGAGGATCCAAACCTTCCTTGGGATGCCCCAAACCTTCCTTGGGGAGCTCCAAACCTTCCTTGGGAGGATCCAAACCTTCCTTGGGATGCCCCAAACCTTCCTTGGGAGGATCCAAACTTTCCTTGGGATGCTCCAAATCTTCCTTGGGGAGCTCGAAACTTTCCTTGGGATGCTCCAAATCTTCCTTGGGGGGCTCCATATCTTCCTTGGGGTGCCCCAAACCTTCCTTGGGATGCCCCAAACCTTCCTTGGGGTGCCCCAAACCTTCCTTGGGATGCCCTAAACCTTCCTTGGGATGCCCTAAACCTTCCTGGGGATGCTtctgagctgccagccctgtccctgccgctctgtccctgtgccccagcagggTGAGAGGAGCCAGGGACCCTCTGGAGAGGGCACAgagatcccatcccatggagcAAACCCCAGGATGCtcctcctgggctctgggaaCTGTCCCCAGGGTGGTCCGAGCGTCCATCCCAACGTCCGGCCCTTCCCGCTGAGGAGGGTCCCGGGATGGGgggggtcagtgctgcagggctgggggggcttCACCCCCTCGAGGGGTCCCAAAATTGGGGGGGGGCTTTGGGCACGGTCCAGGCTCGGGGCTCTCCGTGCTCCCGTCCTGTTGGATGTGGGAATGTCCCTTCCAGGAGTCCAGGCCCACCCAGGGCCTCGGGAGCGAGGGGGACGAACGGGATCGGGATCTTCGGGGGCTCCGGCCACGCCGGGAATGTCCCCAAGGGTCACTGGTTCAtgggctcctcctgctccatgggc of the Molothrus aeneus isolate 106 chromosome 30, BPBGC_Maene_1.0, whole genome shotgun sequence genome contains:
- the LOC136568011 gene encoding twist-related protein 2-like → MKEENLSPESPEGSAATSEDEAERLPRKSGRKRGQGPGGAPEAQGKRSRRSPAPQPPEDAHAQRVIANVRERQRTQSLNDAFAELRKIIPTLPSDKLSKIQTLKLAARYIDFLCQVLQSDELDHKVATSCNFLAHERLSYAFSVWRMEGAWSMSASH